Genomic segment of Proteiniborus ethanoligenes:
AAATAATAGTCATACCCACAACACTAAACAAGCCTGATTTACATGTTTCAATAGCAATTGAACGAGGATTTTTAATGCCTAATTTCTTTATATTAGAGATAATAATAATAGCAAAGGCTAAAGATGCCAAGGCATCCATGGTATTGTAACCATCTATTAAGCCAGTAAATAAAGGCTTAGTAATATAATTGCCCTGAGGTAAATACTGATTTACCTGTCCCATTGGCTTTACATATGTTGCAATTAATAAAATTGACAAAAGTACTAAAAAAACAGGGGTAAGATATTTACCTACCCAATCTAAAATTCGTCCTGGTCGTAAGGAATAGTAGAGAGTTAAAGCAAAAAATATTAGTGAAAAAATAAACAATCCAAGTTTTAAATGTTCCTGTGCAATAAAGGGGTGCATTCCAACCTCAAAGGCAACTGTGGCAGTACGTGGAATAGCAAATAACGGTCCAATAGTTAAATATAATAGACAGGTAAATAAAATTGCATAGCCTGAACTAACAGGCCTTCCCATATCAAATAAGCTTTCACTTTCTGAAAGAGCTGATGCAGCAATCCCCAGCATAGGTAAGCCTACACCCGTAATTAAAAATCCAATGGTTGCTAGTAAAACATGGCTTCCCGCTAATTGCCCCATATGTACAGGAAAAATCAAGTTCCCTGCACCAAAAAATAATCCAAATAATAATGAACCTATTAACAAATTTTGCTGAAAATTTAACCTTTCTTTCAATCGTAGCCCTCCTTGGTGTCCTATTATTGTCTTAACTCTAGTGTTCTTTTCAATATAATGCTTTATTTTGCTATTTTTTAAAATTACTTAAGTCTATTTTTTAAATAACATACAAAATATTATAGCACACTAATATGCATTAATAAAATGCATTTTTTTCATCCTATGAACAGATTATATTCGGAATATAATGGCTACAGTACACCTTTAAAACCATTCAACATATAATGAAGTAAGTCCAATTCAAAGGAGC
This window contains:
- the brnQ gene encoding branched-chain amino acid transport system II carrier protein; its protein translation is MKERLNFQQNLLIGSLLFGLFFGAGNLIFPVHMGQLAGSHVLLATIGFLITGVGLPMLGIAASALSESESLFDMGRPVSSGYAILFTCLLYLTIGPLFAIPRTATVAFEVGMHPFIAQEHLKLGLFIFSLIFFALTLYYSLRPGRILDWVGKYLTPVFLVLLSILLIATYVKPMGQVNQYLPQGNYITKPLFTGLIDGYNTMDALASLAFAIIIISNIKKLGIKNPRSIAIETCKSGLFSVVGMTIIYASLAYMGATSLGSVSSAKNGGIILSMVSNHYFGFVGQILLAAIVGVACLKTAIGLITSCSEMFSEMFPKSISYRSYAVIFTLISFIIANFGLNNIIQLSIPVLMFLYPLAITLILLSLLTPFIHKQSDVYKWTTGLTIIAAFFDLCKALPEPMQNNVAVKHIVAFAHRYLPGFDYGFGWVLPALIGFVIGLIIWKVRIKEHSAI